Proteins found in one Amycolatopsis umgeniensis genomic segment:
- a CDS encoding transporter, with amino-acid sequence MSDRILLTLAVFAFFLVCVLLMWRGWRRKSRAQSVQVPPFAEIPAEPGEALIESTGVYISTTTAGHWQERVVTRGAGLRTGAVWRLHEDGVAIERGGGPDFWIPRASVTGVRKDKGMAGKVMGIDALLVITWLAGDVELDTGFRGDDVDDYPQWIEALQDTRNDIKGGA; translated from the coding sequence ATGAGCGACCGGATCCTGCTGACACTGGCGGTCTTCGCCTTCTTCCTCGTCTGTGTCCTCCTGATGTGGCGCGGCTGGCGGCGCAAGTCGCGGGCGCAGAGCGTCCAGGTGCCGCCGTTCGCCGAGATCCCCGCCGAGCCCGGCGAGGCGCTGATCGAGTCGACCGGTGTCTACATCAGCACGACGACGGCGGGGCACTGGCAAGAGCGTGTCGTCACCCGCGGCGCGGGCCTGCGCACCGGCGCGGTCTGGCGGCTGCACGAAGACGGCGTCGCCATCGAACGCGGCGGCGGCCCGGACTTCTGGATCCCGCGCGCCTCGGTCACCGGCGTCCGCAAGGACAAGGGGATGGCCGGGAAGGTGATGGGCATCGACGCGCTGCTCGTCATCACCTGGCTCGCCGGGGACGTCGAGCTGGACACGGGATTCCGCGGCGACGACGTCGACGACTATCCACAGTGGATCGAAGCTTTGCAAGACACTCGCAACGACATCAAGGGAGGTGCCTGA
- the carA gene encoding glutamine-hydrolyzing carbamoyl-phosphate synthase small subunit codes for MSTLNGTRTPAALVLEDGRVFRGSAYGARGRSLGEAVFCTGMTGYQETLTDPSYHRQIVVQTAPQIGNTGWNDEDDESSRIWVSGYVVRDPARTPSNWRAKRTLDEELERQGVVGISEVDTRTLTRHLREQGAMRSGVFSGDALGTDEEMLAEVKASPQMKGADLAGEVSTKQAYVVEAQGERKFRVAALDLGIKSNTPRLMAARGIEVHVLPSSSTVDELLAVEADGVFLSNGPGDPATTAHATELTKAVLQREIPLFGICFGNQILGRALGLGTYKMRYGHRGINIPVIDVATKRVAITAQNHGFALEGEPGARFETPFGAAQISHYCPNDDTVEGVRAFDVPAFSVQYHPEAAAGPHDAAPLFDEFVSLMEKAK; via the coding sequence ATGAGCACCCTGAACGGCACCCGCACGCCCGCCGCGCTGGTACTCGAAGACGGCCGCGTGTTCCGCGGCTCCGCGTACGGCGCCCGTGGCCGGAGCTTGGGCGAGGCGGTGTTCTGCACCGGCATGACCGGCTACCAGGAGACGCTGACCGATCCCTCCTACCACCGGCAGATCGTGGTCCAGACCGCGCCGCAGATCGGCAACACCGGCTGGAACGACGAAGACGACGAGTCCTCGCGCATCTGGGTTTCCGGCTACGTCGTCCGAGACCCCGCCCGCACACCGTCGAACTGGCGCGCCAAGCGCACGCTCGACGAGGAGCTGGAGCGCCAGGGCGTCGTCGGAATCTCCGAAGTGGACACCCGCACGCTGACCAGGCACCTGCGCGAGCAGGGCGCCATGCGGTCCGGCGTCTTCTCGGGTGACGCGCTCGGCACCGACGAGGAGATGCTCGCCGAGGTCAAGGCCAGCCCGCAGATGAAGGGCGCGGACCTCGCCGGCGAGGTCAGCACCAAGCAGGCGTACGTCGTCGAGGCGCAGGGCGAGCGGAAGTTCCGCGTGGCCGCGCTGGACCTGGGCATCAAGTCCAACACCCCGCGCCTGATGGCCGCGCGCGGCATCGAGGTGCACGTGCTGCCGTCGTCGTCCACTGTGGACGAACTGCTCGCCGTCGAGGCGGACGGCGTGTTCCTGTCCAACGGCCCGGGCGACCCGGCGACCACCGCGCACGCGACCGAGCTGACCAAAGCGGTGCTGCAGCGGGAAATCCCACTGTTCGGCATCTGCTTCGGCAACCAGATCCTCGGCCGCGCGCTGGGGCTGGGCACCTACAAGATGCGCTACGGCCACCGCGGGATCAACATCCCGGTGATCGACGTGGCGACCAAACGGGTCGCGATCACCGCGCAGAACCACGGTTTCGCCCTCGAAGGCGAGCCGGGCGCGCGGTTCGAGACGCCGTTCGGCGCCGCGCAGATCTCGCACTACTGCCCGAACGACGACACCGTCGAAGGTGTCCGCGCGTTCGACGTCCCCGCGTTCTCGGTGCAGTACCACCCCGAGGCCGCAGCCGGCCCGCACGACGCGGCCCCCCTGTTCGATGAGTTCGTGAGCTTGATGGAGAAGGCCAAGTAA
- the carB gene encoding carbamoyl-phosphate synthase large subunit, with translation MPKRTDIQHVLVIGSGPIVIGQAAEFDYSGTQACRVLREEGLRVSLVNSNPATIMTDPEFADSTYIEPVTPEYVEKVIAEERPDAILATLGGQTALNCAVALHDRGVLEKYGVELIGADVDAIQRGEDRQKFKNIVADIGAHTPRSRVCNTMDEVRATVAEVGLPVVIRPSFTMGGLGSGMAHTDEELERLASTGLDESPVTEVLIEESVLGWKEFELELMRDRHDNVVVVCSIENIDAMGVHTGDSVTVAPAMTLTDREYQHMRDVGIDVLRAVGVDTGGCNIQFAINPADGRMVVIEMNPRVSRSSALASKATGFPIAKIAAKLAIGYTLDEIRNDITGETPAAFEPTLDYVVVKVPRFAFEKFPGADPTLTTTMKSVGEAMSFGRSFPEALGKALRSIDTKATGFWTRPDPEGVSLDSILETLRTPHDGRLYEVERALRFGGTVEQIHEASGIDPWFIDQIALIGEVGAEVRDALVLDEPLLRRAKRTGLSDQQIASLRPELAGEDGVRALRRRLGVRPVYKTVDTCAAEFAAKTPYHYSAYETDPAAQSEITAQTEKPKVLILGSGPNRIGQGIEFDYSCVHAAIALREAGFEAVMVNCNPETVSTDYDTSDRLYFEPLSFEDVLEVVNAEQESGTVAGVIVQLGGQTPLSLAKRLADAGVPVIGTSPDAIHLAEDRGAFGEVLTDAGLPAPKYGTATSFEGAKRIADKIGYPVLVRPSYVLGGRGMEIVYDEESLAGYIHRATEVTPEHPVLVDRFLDDAIEIDVDALFDGEDLFLGGVMEHIEEAGIHSGDSSCALPPITLGRTDIETVRRSTEAIARGVGVRGLLNVQYALKDDVLYVLEANPRASRTVPFVSKATAVPLAKAAALIMTGSSIKELRESGVLPAEGDGGHMPADSPVAVKEAVLPFHRFRTPEGHGVDSLLGPEMKSTGEVMGVDVSFGKAFAKSQAGAYGSLPTSGKVFVSVANRDKRSLVFPVKRLADLGFEILATSGTAEVLRRNGIACTVVRKHYEGSADGEQNVVDVILSGEVQMVINTPYGNSGPRIDGYEIRTAAVSRDIPCITTVQGAAAAVHGIEAVIKGDIGVRSLQSLQAALKAKA, from the coding sequence ATGCCGAAGAGGACAGACATCCAGCACGTGCTGGTGATCGGCTCCGGGCCGATCGTGATCGGCCAGGCGGCGGAGTTCGACTACTCCGGCACCCAGGCCTGCCGCGTACTCCGCGAAGAGGGACTGCGCGTCTCGCTGGTGAACTCGAACCCGGCGACCATCATGACCGACCCCGAGTTCGCCGACTCCACCTACATCGAGCCGGTCACCCCGGAGTACGTCGAGAAGGTCATCGCCGAGGAGCGCCCCGACGCGATCCTCGCGACGCTGGGCGGGCAGACGGCGCTGAACTGCGCCGTCGCCCTGCACGACCGCGGTGTCCTGGAGAAGTACGGTGTCGAGCTGATCGGCGCCGACGTCGACGCCATCCAGCGCGGCGAGGACCGGCAGAAGTTCAAGAACATCGTCGCCGACATCGGCGCCCACACCCCGCGCAGCCGCGTCTGCAACACCATGGACGAGGTCCGCGCGACCGTCGCCGAGGTCGGCCTCCCGGTCGTCATCCGGCCGTCGTTCACCATGGGCGGGCTCGGCTCGGGCATGGCGCACACCGACGAGGAGCTGGAGCGCCTTGCCTCCACCGGTCTCGACGAGTCGCCGGTCACCGAGGTGCTCATCGAGGAGAGCGTCCTCGGCTGGAAGGAGTTCGAACTCGAGCTCATGCGCGACCGGCACGACAACGTGGTGGTCGTCTGCTCGATCGAGAACATCGACGCGATGGGCGTGCACACCGGCGACTCGGTCACCGTCGCGCCCGCGATGACCCTGACCGACCGCGAGTACCAGCACATGCGCGACGTCGGCATCGACGTGCTGCGCGCGGTCGGCGTCGACACCGGCGGCTGCAACATCCAGTTCGCGATCAACCCGGCCGACGGCCGCATGGTCGTCATCGAGATGAACCCGCGGGTGTCGCGCTCCAGCGCGCTGGCGTCGAAGGCGACCGGGTTCCCGATCGCCAAGATCGCCGCGAAGCTCGCCATCGGCTACACCCTCGACGAGATCCGCAACGACATCACCGGCGAGACCCCGGCGGCCTTCGAGCCGACGCTGGACTACGTCGTGGTGAAGGTGCCGCGGTTCGCCTTCGAGAAGTTCCCCGGCGCGGACCCCACGCTGACCACGACGATGAAGAGCGTCGGCGAGGCGATGTCGTTCGGCCGCAGCTTCCCCGAGGCGCTCGGCAAGGCCCTGCGGTCCATCGACACCAAGGCCACCGGCTTCTGGACCCGCCCCGACCCCGAAGGCGTGTCGCTGGACTCGATCTTGGAGACGCTGCGCACGCCGCACGACGGCAGGCTCTACGAGGTCGAGCGGGCGCTGCGGTTCGGCGGCACCGTCGAGCAGATCCACGAGGCCTCGGGCATCGACCCGTGGTTCATCGACCAGATCGCCCTCATCGGCGAGGTCGGCGCCGAGGTCCGCGACGCGCTGGTGCTGGACGAGCCGCTGTTGCGGCGGGCGAAGCGCACCGGCCTGTCGGACCAGCAGATCGCCTCGCTGCGGCCGGAACTGGCCGGTGAGGACGGCGTCCGCGCGCTGCGCCGCCGTCTCGGCGTGCGGCCGGTGTACAAGACCGTCGACACCTGCGCGGCCGAGTTCGCGGCCAAGACGCCGTACCACTACTCGGCCTACGAGACCGATCCCGCCGCGCAGTCGGAGATCACCGCGCAGACCGAGAAGCCGAAGGTCCTGATCCTCGGCTCCGGGCCGAACCGCATCGGGCAGGGCATCGAGTTCGACTACTCGTGCGTGCACGCCGCGATCGCCCTGCGCGAGGCCGGTTTCGAGGCCGTCATGGTCAACTGCAACCCCGAGACCGTCTCCACCGACTACGACACCTCGGACAGGCTGTACTTCGAGCCGCTGTCGTTCGAGGACGTCCTGGAAGTGGTCAACGCCGAGCAGGAGTCGGGCACCGTCGCCGGGGTCATCGTGCAGCTGGGCGGCCAGACGCCGCTTTCGCTCGCGAAGCGCCTCGCCGACGCCGGCGTGCCCGTGATCGGCACCTCCCCGGACGCGATCCACCTCGCCGAGGACCGCGGCGCGTTCGGCGAGGTCCTCACCGACGCCGGGCTGCCCGCGCCGAAGTACGGCACGGCGACCTCGTTCGAGGGCGCGAAGCGGATCGCCGACAAGATCGGTTACCCGGTCCTGGTGCGCCCGTCCTACGTGCTGGGCGGGCGCGGCATGGAGATCGTCTACGACGAGGAGTCGCTCGCCGGCTACATCCACCGCGCCACCGAGGTCACCCCCGAGCATCCGGTGCTGGTGGACCGCTTCCTCGACGACGCCATCGAGATCGACGTCGACGCGCTGTTCGACGGCGAAGACCTCTTCCTCGGCGGCGTCATGGAGCACATCGAGGAGGCCGGGATCCACTCCGGCGACTCGTCGTGCGCGCTGCCGCCGATCACGCTGGGCCGGACCGACATCGAGACGGTGCGCCGCTCGACCGAGGCCATCGCACGCGGCGTCGGCGTCCGCGGGCTCCTGAACGTCCAGTACGCGCTCAAGGACGACGTCCTGTACGTGCTGGAAGCCAACCCGCGCGCTTCGCGGACGGTGCCGTTCGTGTCGAAGGCGACCGCGGTCCCGCTGGCGAAGGCCGCGGCGCTGATCATGACCGGCTCGTCGATCAAGGAACTGCGCGAGTCCGGCGTCCTGCCCGCCGAGGGTGACGGCGGCCACATGCCCGCCGATTCGCCGGTCGCGGTCAAGGAGGCGGTCCTGCCGTTCCACCGCTTCCGCACGCCCGAGGGCCACGGTGTCGACTCGCTGCTCGGCCCGGAGATGAAGTCCACCGGCGAGGTCATGGGTGTCGACGTTTCCTTCGGCAAGGCGTTCGCCAAGTCGCAGGCCGGGGCCTACGGTTCGCTGCCGACGTCGGGCAAGGTGTTCGTCTCCGTCGCCAACCGCGACAAGCGCTCGCTGGTGTTCCCGGTGAAGCGGCTGGCAGACCTCGGTTTCGAGATCCTCGCGACCTCGGGAACCGCGGAAGTGCTGCGGCGCAACGGGATCGCCTGCACCGTCGTGCGCAAGCACTACGAAGGTTCGGCGGACGGCGAGCAGAACGTCGTGGATGTCATCCTCAGCGGCGAAGTGCAGATGGTGATCAACACTCCTTACGGCAACAGCGGTCCGCGCATCGACGGCTACGAAATCCGTACCGCCGCGGTGTCACGGGACATCCCCTGCATCACCACGGTGCAGGGTGCCGCGGCGGCCGTGCACGGGATAGAGGCCGTCATCAAGGGTGACATCGGCGTCCGCTCGCTGCAGAGCCTGCAGGCGGCGCTGAAGGCCAAGGCATGA
- the pyrF gene encoding orotidine-5'-phosphate decarboxylase translates to MSERFGARLARAVAEKGPLCAGIDPHPGLLQAWGLPADAGGLEKFALTAAETIAPEVAVIKPQSAFFEAYGPPGVAVLAKTMKVCREAGALVLLDVKRGDIGSTMAAYTAAFLPAGAELEADAITVSPYLGFGSLDFAVEVAQTQGKGLFVLARTSNPEAQGLQNALLPNGKTVAQDIVDTAGGFNADQSPLGDIGVVVGATIAPGELDLSKLNGPVLAPGFGAQGATPADLRVLFGPGLPGVLPASSRDVLKHGPDREALRAAVRRTRDSLGPLEKGQ, encoded by the coding sequence ATGAGCGAGCGGTTCGGGGCGAGGCTGGCGCGGGCGGTCGCGGAAAAGGGACCGCTCTGCGCCGGGATCGACCCCCATCCCGGGTTGCTCCAGGCGTGGGGTCTTCCGGCGGACGCGGGCGGTTTGGAGAAGTTCGCCCTCACGGCCGCTGAGACGATCGCGCCCGAGGTCGCGGTGATCAAGCCCCAGTCGGCCTTTTTCGAGGCCTATGGGCCTCCTGGGGTCGCCGTGCTGGCCAAGACGATGAAGGTGTGCCGGGAAGCGGGCGCGCTCGTCCTGCTGGACGTCAAACGCGGCGACATCGGCTCCACGATGGCGGCGTACACGGCGGCTTTCCTGCCCGCGGGGGCGGAACTCGAGGCCGACGCCATAACGGTCTCCCCATACCTCGGGTTCGGCTCGCTCGACTTCGCCGTCGAGGTTGCGCAGACGCAAGGCAAGGGCCTGTTCGTCCTCGCGCGCACTTCCAACCCGGAGGCGCAGGGACTGCAGAACGCCTTGCTGCCCAACGGAAAGACCGTCGCGCAGGACATCGTCGACACGGCGGGCGGCTTCAATGCCGATCAAAGCCCTCTGGGTGACATCGGTGTCGTCGTCGGCGCCACCATCGCGCCGGGAGAGCTCGACCTGAGCAAGCTGAACGGTCCCGTCCTGGCACCGGGTTTCGGGGCACAGGGGGCCACTCCGGCCGATCTACGGGTACTTTTCGGCCCCGGACTGCCGGGTGTGCTCCCCGCGTCGTCCCGCGACGTCCTCAAGCACGGACCGGACCGCGAGGCGCTGCGTGCGGCCGTTCGGAGGACACGGGATTCCCTCGGTCCCCTGGAAAAAGGCCAATAG
- the mihF gene encoding integration host factor, actinobacterial type — MALPQLTEEQRAAALEKAAAARRIRAELKERLKRGGTTLVDVLKQAEENEVLGKMKVSALLEALPGVGKVRAQQTMERLEIAPSRRLRGLGDRQRKALLAEFSGE, encoded by the coding sequence GTGGCACTTCCCCAGCTGACAGAGGAACAGCGCGCTGCGGCGCTGGAGAAGGCCGCCGCCGCCCGCCGCATCCGTGCTGAGCTGAAGGAGCGGCTGAAGCGGGGCGGTACCACTCTGGTCGACGTGTTGAAGCAGGCCGAGGAGAACGAAGTCCTCGGCAAGATGAAGGTCTCGGCTCTGCTCGAGGCTCTTCCGGGCGTCGGCAAGGTCCGTGCCCAGCAGACCATGGAACGACTGGAGATCGCACCCAGCCGTCGTCTTCGCGGCCTCGGCGACCGGCAGCGCAAGGCGCTGCTGGCCGAATTCAGCGGCGAGTGA
- the gmk gene encoding guanylate kinase yields MSGTGQDHPVIPGADRGGEPVAGVSSRHRLTVVSGPSGVGKSSVAGELRKLDPEIYFSVSVTTRKPRPGEVDGEHYHFIDRAEFDRMVAGGELLEHAEFTGNCYGTPREPVERALAAGRNAILEIELQGARQVRKAMPEARLVMLMPPSWEELVGRLTGRGTENEAAVKARLAEAERELAAAGEFDERVVNADVRDAAEQLLNLITGDPSTEDSEHHE; encoded by the coding sequence GTGAGCGGCACCGGTCAGGACCACCCGGTGATCCCGGGCGCTGACCGCGGCGGTGAGCCGGTGGCGGGAGTTTCATCCCGGCACCGGCTCACGGTCGTATCAGGGCCTTCGGGGGTCGGGAAGTCGAGCGTGGCGGGGGAGCTGCGCAAGCTGGATCCGGAGATCTATTTCAGTGTCTCGGTGACCACCAGGAAGCCGAGGCCGGGTGAGGTGGACGGCGAGCACTACCACTTCATCGACCGCGCCGAATTCGACCGCATGGTCGCCGGCGGCGAACTGCTCGAACACGCCGAGTTCACCGGTAACTGCTACGGCACCCCGCGCGAGCCCGTCGAGCGGGCTCTGGCCGCCGGGCGCAACGCAATCCTGGAGATCGAACTCCAGGGCGCGCGGCAGGTCCGCAAGGCGATGCCGGAGGCGCGGCTGGTGATGCTGATGCCGCCGTCGTGGGAAGAGCTGGTCGGCAGGCTGACCGGCCGCGGCACCGAGAACGAGGCCGCGGTGAAGGCCAGACTGGCCGAGGCCGAGCGCGAACTCGCCGCCGCCGGGGAGTTCGACGAGCGCGTCGTCAACGCCGACGTGCGAGACGCCGCCGAGCAGTTGCTAAACTTGATAACCGGCGACCCATCGACCGAAGATTCGGAGCACCACGAGTGA
- the rpoZ gene encoding DNA-directed RNA polymerase subunit omega — translation MTTQATLHEELEGITNPPIDDLLEKVSSKYALVIYSAKRARQINDYYAQLGEGLLEYVGPLVEPGPREKPLSIALREIHGGLLEHTEGE, via the coding sequence GTGACGACCCAGGCCACGCTGCACGAAGAGCTCGAAGGCATCACCAACCCGCCCATCGACGACCTCCTCGAGAAGGTCAGCTCGAAGTACGCGCTGGTGATCTACTCGGCCAAGCGCGCTCGCCAGATCAACGACTACTACGCCCAGCTGGGCGAGGGCCTGCTGGAGTACGTCGGCCCGCTGGTCGAGCCGGGCCCGCGCGAGAAGCCGCTGTCCATCGCGCTGCGCGAGATCCACGGCGGTCTGCTCGAGCACACCGAGGGTGAATAA
- the coaBC gene encoding bifunctional phosphopantothenoylcysteine decarboxylase/phosphopantothenate--cysteine ligase CoaBC, translated as MNKPKVVLGVGGGIAAYKACEVLRGLTESGHDVRVVPTEAALNFVGAATFEALSGNPVHTGVFTEVPDVQHVRVGKEADLVIVVPATANLLAKAAHGIADDLLTNTLLTARCPVAFFPAMHTEMWEHPATRDNVALLRSRGLVVAEPAAGRLTGKDTGKGRLADPAEIVDLARLLLAVPNALPRDLEGVRVAISAGGTREPLDPVRYLGNRSSGKQGYALARVAAQRGAEVTLVTAHTIALPDPAGAKVVHVSTAEELRQAMHAEAASADVVVMAAAVADFRPSNRAEHKIKKSDDTPDPVVELARNADILAELVRNRSEGRLVVGFAAETGDDKGGVLDHARVKLKRKGADLLVVNAVGEGKAFGTEDNSGWLLGADGTEIPIPLGAKAELASTLWDAVVTLMKR; from the coding sequence GTGAATAAACCCAAAGTCGTTCTAGGCGTAGGCGGCGGGATCGCCGCTTACAAGGCCTGTGAGGTCCTGCGCGGACTGACCGAATCCGGTCACGACGTCCGCGTGGTCCCCACCGAAGCCGCGCTGAATTTCGTCGGCGCGGCCACCTTCGAGGCACTGTCCGGGAACCCGGTGCACACCGGCGTGTTCACCGAAGTGCCCGACGTCCAGCACGTCCGCGTCGGCAAGGAAGCCGATCTGGTGATCGTCGTGCCCGCCACGGCGAACCTGCTCGCCAAGGCCGCGCACGGCATCGCGGACGACCTGCTGACGAACACCCTGCTCACCGCCCGGTGCCCGGTCGCCTTCTTCCCGGCGATGCACACCGAGATGTGGGAGCACCCGGCCACCCGTGACAACGTGGCGCTGCTGCGCTCGCGCGGTCTGGTCGTCGCCGAACCCGCCGCCGGGCGGCTCACCGGCAAGGACACCGGCAAGGGACGGCTCGCCGACCCGGCCGAGATCGTCGACCTCGCCCGGCTCCTGCTCGCCGTGCCGAACGCCCTCCCGCGCGACCTCGAAGGCGTGCGCGTGGCGATTTCGGCCGGTGGCACCCGTGAGCCGCTGGACCCGGTCCGCTACCTGGGCAATCGTTCGTCGGGCAAGCAGGGCTACGCGCTGGCCCGCGTCGCCGCCCAGCGCGGCGCCGAGGTCACCCTGGTCACCGCGCACACCATCGCGCTGCCGGATCCGGCGGGCGCGAAGGTCGTCCACGTGTCCACCGCCGAGGAACTGCGCCAGGCGATGCACGCCGAGGCCGCGTCCGCCGACGTCGTCGTGATGGCCGCCGCCGTCGCCGACTTCCGGCCGTCGAACCGGGCCGAGCACAAGATCAAGAAGTCCGACGACACACCGGATCCGGTCGTCGAACTGGCTCGTAACGCGGACATCCTCGCCGAACTGGTGCGGAACCGGAGCGAGGGCCGGCTCGTCGTGGGATTCGCCGCGGAAACCGGCGACGACAAGGGCGGCGTCCTCGACCACGCCCGGGTCAAACTGAAGCGCAAGGGCGCGGACCTGCTGGTGGTGAACGCCGTCGGCGAGGGAAAGGCGTTCGGGACCGAGGACAATTCGGGCTGGCTGCTCGGGGCGGACGGGACCGAGATCCCGATCCCGCTCGGCGCCAAGGCCGAACTGGCGTCCACATTGTGGGATGCTGTTGTGACCTTGATGAAGCGTTAA
- the metK gene encoding methionine adenosyltransferase: MTASTSRLFTSESVTEGHPDKICDAISDSILDGLLAKDPRSRVAVETLITTGQVHVAGEVTTEAYADIPTIVRDVILKIGYDSSAKGFDGNSCGVNVAIGSQSPDIAQGVDTAYESRVESDEDEINRQGAGDQGLMFGYACSDTPELMPLPIALAHRLSQRLTRVRKDGVLPYLRPDGKTQVTIEYAGDQPVRLDTVVVSTQHADGIDLEQMLGVDVREHVVAPEIAELGLDTSNVRLLVNPTGRFVIGGPMGDAGLTGRKIIVDTYGGMARHGGGAFSGKDPSKVDRSAAYAMRWVAKNVIAAGLATRAEVQVAYAIGKAAPVGLFVETFGTETVDPSKIQAAITQVFDLRPAAIIRDLDLLRPIYAPTAAYGHFGRPELNLPWESTARAADLKSAAGA; the protein is encoded by the coding sequence GTGACCGCGTCCACAAGCAGACTGTTCACATCTGAATCGGTGACTGAGGGTCATCCCGACAAGATCTGCGACGCCATCAGCGATTCGATCTTGGACGGCTTGCTGGCCAAGGACCCGCGAAGCCGGGTCGCGGTCGAAACCCTCATCACCACCGGGCAGGTGCACGTCGCCGGTGAGGTGACCACCGAGGCCTACGCGGACATCCCGACCATCGTCCGCGACGTGATCCTGAAGATCGGCTACGACTCTTCGGCCAAGGGCTTCGACGGCAACTCCTGCGGCGTCAACGTCGCGATCGGCTCCCAGTCGCCCGACATCGCGCAGGGCGTCGACACCGCGTACGAGTCCCGCGTCGAGTCCGACGAGGACGAGATCAACCGTCAGGGCGCCGGCGACCAGGGCCTGATGTTCGGCTACGCCTGCTCGGACACCCCCGAGCTGATGCCGCTGCCGATCGCGCTGGCGCACCGGCTCTCGCAGCGGCTGACCAGGGTCCGCAAGGACGGCGTGCTGCCGTACCTGCGCCCGGACGGCAAGACCCAGGTCACCATCGAGTACGCGGGCGACCAGCCCGTGCGGCTCGACACGGTGGTCGTGTCCACCCAGCACGCGGACGGTATCGACCTGGAGCAGATGCTCGGCGTCGACGTCCGCGAGCACGTGGTCGCCCCGGAGATCGCCGAACTCGGCCTCGACACCTCCAACGTGCGGCTGCTGGTCAACCCGACCGGCCGGTTCGTCATCGGCGGCCCGATGGGTGACGCGGGCCTGACCGGCCGCAAGATCATCGTCGACACCTACGGCGGCATGGCCCGTCACGGTGGCGGCGCGTTCTCGGGCAAGGACCCCTCCAAGGTGGACCGCTCGGCCGCGTACGCGATGCGCTGGGTGGCGAAGAACGTCATCGCCGCCGGTCTCGCCACCCGGGCCGAGGTCCAGGTCGCGTACGCGATCGGCAAGGCGGCCCCGGTGGGCCTCTTCGTCGAGACCTTCGGCACCGAGACGGTCGACCCGTCGAAGATCCAGGCCGCCATCACCCAGGTCTTCGACCTGCGTCCGGCCGCGATCATCCGCGACCTCGACCTGCTTCGCCCGATCTACGCGCCGACGGCCGCGTACGGCCACTTCGGCCGTCCCGAGCTGAATCTCCCGTGGGAGAGCACGGCGCGGGCCGCGGACCTGAAGTCGGCCGCGGGCGCCTGA